One Streptomyces sp. NBC_00554 DNA segment encodes these proteins:
- the purL gene encoding phosphoribosylformylglycinamidine synthase subunit PurL, with the protein MSRTPLDTVENAAATPDVELPWAELGLKKDEYERVVEILGRRPTGAELAMYSVMWSEHCSYKSSKVHLRQFGEKAPQSDALLVGIGENAGVVDVGQGYAVTFKVESHNHPSYVEPYQGAATGVGGIVRDIIAMGARPVAVVDPLRFGAADHPDTKRVLPGVVAGIGGYGNCLGLPNIGGEVVFDACYQGNPLVNAGAIGVMRHEDIHLAKASGTGNKVILYGARTGGDGIGGASILASETFDDAKPSKRPAVQVGDPFQEKLLIECTLEAFAEKLVVGIQDLGAAGLSCATSELASNGSGGMLVTLDDVPLRDSTLSPEEILMSESQERMCAVVEPAKVERFLEICDKWDVIATVIGEVTDGDRLEIYWHGGKIVDVDPRTVAHDGPVYERPYARPEWQDALQADDANKLPRPATSEELKDQVLQLVASPNQASKSWITSQYDHFVQGNTVLAQPEDSGMIRIDEETGLGVAIATDGNGRYAKLDPYAGAQLALSEAYRNVATTGAKPLAVSDCLNFGSPEDPAVMWQFAEAIRGLADACQQLGTPVTGGNVSLYNQTGDVAIHPTPVVAVLGVIDDVARRTPVAFQEEGQLLYLLGDTREEFGGSAWSQVVHDHLGGLPPKVDLERERLLAEILISASRDGMIDSAHDLSDGGLIQAVVESALLGDKGARLVVPDGLDAFTFLFSESAGRAVVAIPRSEELRFNDMCGARGLPVTRIGVVDGDAVEVQGEFTLPLAELRTAHEATIPALLA; encoded by the coding sequence ATGAGCCGCACGCCTCTGGACACGGTCGAGAACGCGGCCGCGACCCCCGACGTCGAGCTGCCCTGGGCCGAACTGGGCCTGAAGAAGGACGAGTACGAGCGGGTCGTGGAGATCCTCGGCCGCCGGCCCACCGGTGCCGAGCTCGCCATGTACTCGGTCATGTGGTCCGAGCACTGCAGCTACAAGTCCTCGAAGGTCCACCTCCGCCAGTTCGGCGAGAAGGCGCCCCAGTCCGATGCGCTGCTCGTGGGCATCGGCGAGAACGCCGGCGTCGTCGACGTCGGCCAGGGCTACGCTGTCACCTTCAAGGTCGAGTCGCACAACCACCCCTCGTACGTGGAGCCCTACCAGGGCGCGGCCACGGGCGTCGGCGGCATCGTGCGCGACATCATCGCGATGGGCGCCCGCCCGGTCGCGGTCGTCGACCCGCTGCGCTTCGGCGCGGCCGACCACCCCGACACCAAGCGCGTCCTGCCGGGCGTCGTCGCCGGCATCGGCGGCTACGGCAACTGCCTGGGCCTGCCGAACATCGGCGGCGAGGTCGTCTTCGACGCCTGCTACCAGGGCAACCCGCTGGTCAACGCCGGTGCCATCGGCGTCATGCGGCACGAGGACATCCACCTGGCGAAGGCGTCCGGCACGGGCAACAAGGTCATCCTGTACGGGGCTCGCACGGGCGGCGACGGCATCGGCGGCGCCTCGATCCTCGCGTCGGAGACCTTCGACGACGCCAAGCCGAGCAAGCGCCCGGCGGTCCAGGTCGGCGACCCCTTCCAGGAGAAGCTGCTCATCGAGTGCACGCTCGAGGCCTTCGCCGAGAAGCTGGTCGTCGGTATCCAGGACCTCGGTGCGGCCGGACTGTCCTGTGCCACCAGCGAGTTGGCGTCCAACGGCTCCGGCGGCATGCTCGTGACGCTGGACGACGTACCGCTGCGCGACTCGACTCTCTCGCCCGAGGAAATCCTCATGAGCGAGTCGCAGGAGCGCATGTGCGCGGTCGTCGAGCCGGCGAAGGTCGAACGGTTCCTGGAGATCTGCGACAAGTGGGACGTCATCGCCACGGTGATCGGTGAGGTCACCGACGGCGACCGTCTGGAGATCTACTGGCACGGCGGCAAGATCGTCGACGTCGACCCGCGCACGGTCGCGCACGACGGCCCGGTCTACGAGCGCCCGTACGCCCGTCCGGAGTGGCAGGACGCCCTCCAGGCGGACGACGCCAACAAGCTTCCGCGCCCGGCCACTTCAGAAGAGCTGAAGGACCAGGTTCTCCAGCTCGTCGCCTCGCCCAACCAGGCCTCCAAGTCCTGGATCACCTCCCAGTACGACCACTTCGTGCAGGGCAACACGGTGTTGGCGCAGCCCGAGGACTCGGGCATGATCCGCATCGACGAGGAGACCGGGCTCGGCGTCGCCATCGCCACGGACGGCAACGGCCGCTACGCGAAGCTCGACCCGTACGCGGGCGCGCAGCTCGCGCTCTCCGAGGCGTACCGCAACGTCGCGACGACCGGCGCCAAGCCGCTCGCCGTCTCCGACTGCCTGAACTTCGGCTCGCCCGAGGACCCGGCGGTGATGTGGCAGTTCGCGGAGGCCATCCGCGGACTCGCCGACGCCTGCCAGCAGTTGGGCACCCCGGTGACCGGCGGCAACGTCTCGCTCTACAACCAGACGGGCGATGTGGCCATCCACCCGACGCCGGTGGTCGCCGTCCTCGGCGTCATCGACGATGTGGCCCGCCGCACCCCGGTCGCCTTCCAGGAGGAAGGGCAGCTGCTCTACCTCCTCGGCGACACCCGCGAGGAGTTCGGCGGTTCGGCCTGGTCGCAGGTCGTCCACGACCACCTGGGGGGCCTGCCCCCGAAGGTCGACCTGGAGCGCGAGCGACTCCTCGCCGAGATCCTGATCTCCGCCTCCCGCGACGGCATGATCGACTCCGCGCACGACCTGTCCGACGGCGGTCTGATCCAGGCCGTGGTCGAGTCCGCACTGCTCGGCGACAAGGGCGCGCGGCTGGTCGTGCCCGACGGCCTCGACGCCTTCACCTTCCTGTTCTCGGAGTCGGCGGGCCGCGCGGTCGTCGCGATCCCGCGCTCGGAGGAGCTCCGCTTCAACGACATGTGCGGGGCGCGGGGGCTGCCCGTCACCCGCATCGGTGTCGTCGACGGAGACGCGGTGGAGGTCCAGGGCGAGTTCACCCTCCCCCTGGCCGAACTGCGCACCGCGCACGAGGCGACGATCCCGGCGCTGCTGGCGTAA
- a CDS encoding MFS transporter, with protein sequence MTETQRKIGFLVCLVTIVLAVLDMQIVSAATVPIVRDLDPGHGIDKIPWLISAFSLASAAVLPLYGKLCDVLGAKRVFLGAVGTFILGSALCGAAQSIGQLIAARAVQGIGAGGLMSVTMVVIAQLRGEGEKDAKGAGMGGIIAGGGMAVGPWIGGVLADHASWRWIFYINLPLGLAVLALGALVLKLPRPTGGWGGHRIDFPGAGLAAAFSTSLLLVTEWGGKQYAWSSPQIVGLAVLSAAALGLFLWRQVTAAEPILPLSMFRVPELRWGFAIQGLMGAAMVGSMYYVMVYLQVARGVASSSAGLYLLPMAFGMTAVGIVSAKLAERGWAERTFTIGGSAVATVAFLLLSTLGTHTSLWLLRADMLLVGLGFGMLLGQLIQLVQEAAPAHQLGVATTSIRFFQTLGTALGAALFGTLITRLYDGPGGGTDALASLTGAERVAGISAYVSAMDTVFLCGAGLMAVCVLLGLLLPKSRPEQATSEGARPVAVGT encoded by the coding sequence ATGACCGAAACCCAGCGAAAGATCGGCTTCCTCGTCTGCCTCGTCACGATCGTCCTGGCCGTCCTGGACATGCAGATCGTGTCCGCGGCCACCGTCCCGATCGTCCGCGACCTCGATCCGGGGCACGGCATCGACAAGATCCCTTGGCTGATCAGCGCGTTCTCGCTGGCGTCGGCCGCGGTGCTGCCGCTGTACGGCAAGCTGTGCGACGTCCTCGGCGCCAAGCGGGTGTTCCTGGGAGCCGTCGGCACCTTCATCCTCGGCTCGGCGTTGTGCGGGGCGGCCCAGTCGATCGGCCAGTTGATCGCCGCGCGGGCCGTGCAGGGCATCGGCGCCGGCGGCCTGATGAGCGTGACGATGGTCGTGATCGCCCAGCTCAGAGGGGAGGGCGAGAAGGACGCCAAGGGCGCGGGCATGGGCGGGATCATCGCCGGCGGCGGCATGGCGGTCGGCCCGTGGATCGGCGGTGTCCTCGCCGACCACGCGAGCTGGCGCTGGATCTTCTACATCAACCTGCCGCTCGGCCTCGCCGTCCTGGCCCTCGGCGCCCTCGTCCTCAAGCTCCCCCGGCCCACCGGTGGTTGGGGCGGCCACCGCATCGACTTCCCCGGTGCGGGGCTCGCCGCCGCCTTCTCCACCTCGCTGCTGCTGGTGACGGAGTGGGGCGGCAAGCAGTACGCCTGGTCCTCACCGCAGATCGTGGGCCTGGCCGTGCTGTCGGCGGCCGCCCTCGGCCTGTTCCTGTGGCGCCAGGTCACCGCCGCCGAACCGATCCTGCCGCTGTCCATGTTCCGGGTTCCGGAACTGCGCTGGGGCTTCGCGATCCAGGGCCTGATGGGCGCGGCGATGGTCGGCTCCATGTACTACGTGATGGTCTATCTGCAGGTGGCGCGGGGCGTCGCGAGTTCGTCCGCCGGGCTGTACCTGCTCCCGATGGCGTTCGGGATGACGGCCGTCGGCATCGTCTCCGCGAAGCTGGCCGAACGGGGCTGGGCGGAGCGGACGTTCACCATCGGCGGCTCGGCCGTCGCCACGGTCGCCTTCCTGCTCCTGTCCACCCTCGGCACCCACACCTCCCTGTGGCTGCTGCGCGCCGACATGCTCCTCGTCGGCCTCGGCTTCGGCATGCTCCTCGGCCAGCTCATCCAACTCGTCCAGGAGGCGGCCCCCGCCCACCAGTTGGGCGTCGCCACCACCTCCATCCGGTTCTTCCAGACCCTCGGCACGGCGTTGGGCGCGGCGCTCTTCGGCACGCTCATCACGCGCCTGTACGACGGTCCGGGCGGCGGCACCGACGCGCTGGCCTCGCTGACGGGGGCGGAGCGGGTGGCGGGGATCTCGGCCTACGTCTCCGCGATGGACACGGTGTTCCTGTGCGGGGCGGGACTGATGGCGGTGTGCGTGCTGTTGGGGCTGCTGCTGCCCAAGTCTCGCCCGGAGCAGGCGACATCGGAGGGAGCGCGGCCCGTCGCCGTCGGGACGTGA
- a CDS encoding TetR/AcrR family transcriptional regulator produces MAEAMGLRERKKLQTAMRIYRTAVALFAEKGFDHVSVQEIADAADVSKMTVFNYFGTKEDLVFKPMEEHFSDAARAVRERAPGESAVEAVRRQLLDMIEARDPSVGLHSEPFARRIRAVVMATPVLRERAYLLSEKGARELADLLTEETGDTTLALIAAATLTAARQALVEEHHLRIDAGETVDEVAADAAQLAERAFALVEGGLKDYARKE; encoded by the coding sequence ATGGCTGAGGCGATGGGGCTGCGTGAACGCAAGAAGCTGCAGACGGCGATGCGGATCTACCGGACGGCCGTCGCGCTGTTCGCCGAGAAGGGCTTCGACCACGTCTCCGTGCAGGAGATCGCCGACGCCGCCGACGTCTCCAAGATGACCGTCTTCAACTACTTCGGCACCAAAGAGGACTTGGTCTTCAAGCCCATGGAGGAGCACTTCTCCGACGCCGCCCGTGCCGTGCGCGAGCGGGCGCCGGGCGAGTCCGCGGTGGAGGCCGTACGCCGTCAGCTCCTGGACATGATCGAGGCGCGCGACCCCTCGGTCGGCCTGCACAGCGAGCCGTTCGCCCGCCGGATCCGCGCGGTCGTCATGGCGACGCCGGTCCTCAGGGAGCGCGCGTACCTGCTGTCCGAGAAGGGCGCACGCGAACTGGCCGACCTGCTCACCGAGGAGACCGGCGACACCACGCTGGCCCTGATCGCCGCCGCCACACTCACCGCCGCCCGCCAGGCCCTGGTCGAGGAGCACCACCTCCGCATCGACGCCGGCGAAACCGTCGACGAGGTCGCCGCCGACGCCGCCCAGCTCGCCGAGCGGGCCTTCGCGCTGGTGGAGGGGGGTCTCAAGGACTACGCGCGTAAGGAGTGA
- a CDS encoding sterol carrier family protein codes for MPPAKKRRTRTYDSAKIRAAVPAQFGNVREAVRGLRDEELALPANLGDWTVRELAAHVTMAVETVSRNIDRPEPGKAELALLDWPFATAARAGDIADGTRELAAANPDLDALYARTGERLTHRLAEAPGDRVLAARTGAMTLADYLVTRTVELVVHTDDLNRAVPGLDIPYDRQALAACTRLLADALAVKAPGASTEVRIPPYAVVQCVEGPRHTRGTPPNVVETDPLTWIRLATGRTEWQAALADAKVSASGERADLGGLLPLMG; via the coding sequence ATGCCTCCGGCCAAAAAACGACGCACCCGTACGTACGACTCCGCCAAGATCCGCGCCGCGGTGCCGGCCCAGTTCGGGAACGTACGCGAAGCCGTACGCGGCCTGCGTGACGAGGAGTTGGCCCTTCCCGCGAACCTCGGGGACTGGACCGTACGGGAGTTGGCCGCGCACGTCACGATGGCCGTCGAGACGGTCAGCCGGAACATCGACCGGCCGGAGCCCGGCAAGGCCGAACTCGCCCTGCTCGACTGGCCGTTCGCGACCGCCGCGCGGGCCGGTGACATCGCCGACGGCACACGGGAGCTGGCTGCGGCCAACCCCGACCTCGACGCCCTCTACGCCCGCACCGGGGAACGCCTCACGCACAGGCTCGCAGAGGCCCCCGGCGATCGCGTCCTCGCCGCCCGCACCGGCGCCATGACCCTCGCCGACTATCTCGTCACCCGCACCGTCGAACTCGTCGTGCACACCGACGACCTGAACCGCGCCGTACCCGGCCTGGACATCCCGTACGACCGTCAGGCGCTCGCCGCCTGCACCCGGCTGCTCGCCGACGCGCTCGCGGTGAAGGCACCCGGGGCGTCGACGGAGGTGCGGATTCCGCCGTACGCGGTCGTGCAGTGCGTGGAGGGGCCGCGGCACACGAGGGGCACCCCGCCCAACGTCGTCGAGACCGACCCGCTGACCTGGATCCGGCTCGCGACAGGACGTACGGAGTGGCAGGCGGCGCTGGCGGACGCCAAGGTCAGCGCGAGCGGGGAGCGGGCGGACCTGGGCGGACTGCTGCCTCTCATGGGCTGA
- a CDS encoding META domain-containing protein, whose product MYRQRLTLTALTLIPLAMACGNETGDGTGSGSVGSGANADVTGAHWIVDSVTVDGTSHAAPAGANVEFGENGKVQGNYGCNHFSATATFKDGSIDVGETSMTEMACEEGPMEFERTLARTLADGALTTAVKGDELTLTTGTGDRVHLTKEQAAPLYGTKWAVTALGDGEVAQSLPEGADPYLVLDKEKGTVSGHLGCNDVSAKATVSDGHITLGTPKTTRMMCDSSLMDTEKTLLGLFDSKIGYELDHRSLTLTSTNGESVTAVAGK is encoded by the coding sequence ATGTACAGGCAGCGACTCACCCTCACCGCCCTGACCCTCATCCCGCTCGCCATGGCCTGCGGGAACGAAACCGGCGACGGAACCGGCAGCGGCTCGGTCGGCTCGGGCGCGAATGCGGACGTCACCGGCGCCCACTGGATCGTCGACAGCGTCACCGTGGACGGCACCAGTCATGCCGCCCCAGCGGGAGCGAACGTCGAGTTCGGCGAGAACGGCAAGGTCCAGGGGAACTACGGCTGCAACCACTTCAGCGCGACCGCCACCTTCAAGGACGGCAGCATCGACGTCGGCGAGACGTCGATGACCGAGATGGCCTGCGAGGAAGGCCCCATGGAGTTCGAGCGGACCCTCGCCCGCACGCTCGCCGACGGCGCGCTCACCACGGCGGTCAAGGGCGACGAGCTCACCCTCACCACCGGCACAGGCGACCGAGTCCACCTCACCAAGGAGCAGGCCGCCCCGCTCTACGGCACCAAGTGGGCCGTCACGGCGCTCGGTGACGGGGAAGTGGCCCAGTCCCTCCCGGAGGGCGCCGACCCGTACCTCGTCCTCGACAAGGAGAAAGGGACGGTTTCCGGCCACCTCGGCTGCAACGACGTGTCCGCGAAAGCCACCGTCAGCGACGGACATATCACCCTCGGAACGCCGAAGACGACCCGCATGATGTGCGACAGCTCACTCATGGACACCGAGAAGACACTGCTCGGCCTGTTCGACAGCAAGATCGGCTACGAACTGGATCACCGCTCCCTCACGCTGACCAGCACAAACGGCGAGAGCGTGACGGCTGTCGCCGGTAAGTGA
- the purF gene encoding amidophosphoribosyltransferase: MPRGDGRLNHDLLPGEKGPQDACGVFGVWAPGEEVAKLTYFGLYALQHRGQESAGIAVSNGSKILVFKDMGLVSQVFDETSLGSLQGHIAVGHARYSTTGASTWENAQPTFRATAHGSIALGHNGNLVNTAQLAEMVADLPKQQDGRSPRVAATNDTDLLTALLAAQVDDDGKPLTIEEASARILPQVQGAFSLVFMDEDTLYAARDPQGVRPLVLGRLERGWVIASESAALDICGASFVREIEPGEFVAIDADGLRTSRFAEAKPKGCVFEYVYLARPDTDIAGRNVYLSRVEMGRKLAKEAPVEADLVIATPESGTPAAIGYAEASGIPFGAGLVKNAYVGRTFIQPSQTIRQLGIRLKLNPLKEVIKGKRLVVVDDSIVRGNTQRALVRMLREAGAAEVHIRISSPPVKWPCFFGIDFPTRAELIANGMTIDEIGTSLGADSLSYISIDGMIEATTIDKPNLCRACFDGEYPMDLPDPELLGKQLLETELAAGPAATAAADAIRRP, translated from the coding sequence GTGCCACGTGGTGACGGTCGACTCAATCATGATCTGCTCCCCGGTGAGAAAGGCCCCCAGGACGCTTGCGGCGTCTTCGGAGTCTGGGCTCCGGGCGAAGAGGTCGCCAAGCTCACTTACTTCGGGCTCTACGCCCTCCAGCATCGAGGCCAGGAATCCGCGGGGATCGCGGTCAGCAATGGCTCCAAGATCCTCGTCTTCAAGGACATGGGCCTCGTGTCCCAGGTCTTCGACGAGACCTCTCTCGGCTCCCTCCAGGGTCATATCGCGGTCGGTCACGCCCGCTACTCGACCACCGGAGCCTCCACCTGGGAGAACGCCCAGCCGACGTTCCGTGCCACCGCGCACGGTTCCATCGCGCTCGGCCACAACGGCAACCTGGTCAACACGGCGCAGCTCGCCGAGATGGTCGCCGACCTCCCCAAGCAGCAGGACGGCCGCTCCCCGCGCGTGGCGGCCACCAACGACACCGACCTCCTGACGGCGCTCCTCGCCGCCCAGGTCGACGACGACGGCAAGCCGCTGACCATAGAAGAGGCCTCCGCCAGGATCCTTCCGCAGGTCCAGGGCGCCTTCTCGCTCGTCTTCATGGACGAGGACACCCTGTACGCGGCCCGCGACCCGCAGGGCGTCCGCCCGCTGGTCCTCGGCCGCCTGGAGCGCGGCTGGGTCATCGCCTCGGAGTCCGCCGCCCTCGACATCTGCGGCGCCTCCTTCGTCCGTGAGATCGAGCCGGGCGAGTTCGTCGCCATCGACGCGGACGGCCTGCGTACGTCGCGATTCGCTGAGGCAAAGCCCAAGGGCTGCGTCTTCGAGTACGTCTATCTGGCCCGTCCCGACACGGACATCGCCGGTCGGAATGTGTACCTCTCGCGCGTCGAAATGGGCCGCAAACTCGCCAAAGAAGCTCCCGTCGAGGCAGATCTGGTCATAGCTACTCCGGAGTCCGGGACGCCCGCGGCGATCGGTTACGCGGAGGCCAGCGGGATCCCCTTCGGCGCGGGTCTCGTCAAGAACGCCTACGTCGGCCGGACCTTCATCCAGCCCTCGCAGACCATCCGCCAGCTCGGCATCCGTCTGAAGCTGAACCCCTTGAAGGAAGTCATCAAGGGCAAGCGCCTGGTCGTCGTCGACGACTCGATCGTGCGCGGCAACACACAGCGCGCGCTGGTGCGGATGCTGCGCGAAGCCGGCGCGGCGGAGGTCCACATCAGGATCTCCTCGCCCCCGGTGAAGTGGCCCTGCTTCTTCGGCATCGACTTCCCGACCCGCGCGGAGCTGATCGCCAACGGCATGACCATCGACGAGATCGGCACCTCGCTCGGCGCCGACTCCCTGTCGTACATCTCCATCGACGGCATGATCGAGGCCACCACCATCGACAAGCCGAACCTGTGCCGCGCCTGCTTCGACGGCGAGTACCCGATGGACCTCCCGGACCCCGAACTGCTGGGCAAGCAGCTCCTGGAGACCGAGCTGGCCGCGGGTCCCGCAGCCACGGCCGCGGCCGACGCGATCCGTCGCCCGTAA
- the purM gene encoding phosphoribosylformylglycinamidine cyclo-ligase, with amino-acid sequence MSETTRTGASYASAGVDIEAGDRAVELMKEWVKKTQRPEVLGGLGGFAGLFDASALKRFERPLLASATDGVGTKVDLARQLGVYDTIGHDLVAMVMDDIVVCGAEPLFMTDYICVGKVHPERVAAIVKGIAEGCVLAGCALVGGETAEHPGLLGPDDFDVAGAGTGVVEADQLLGADRIRTGDAVIAMASSGLHSNGYSLVRHVLLDRAKLKLDSHIEEFGRTLGEELLEPTRIYSLDCLALTRTAEVHAFSHVTGGGLAANLARVIPDGLHAIVDRETWTPAPVFDLVGRTGDVERLELEKTLNMGVGMIAIVPEESADVALATLADRGVDAWIAGEITERGDHETGAALIGDYSK; translated from the coding sequence ATGTCTGAGACCACTCGTACCGGTGCTTCCTACGCGTCCGCCGGCGTCGACATCGAAGCCGGCGACCGCGCCGTAGAGCTGATGAAGGAGTGGGTGAAGAAGACGCAGCGCCCCGAGGTCCTCGGCGGCCTCGGCGGCTTCGCCGGTCTCTTCGACGCCTCGGCCCTCAAGCGCTTCGAGCGGCCGCTGCTCGCCTCCGCCACGGACGGCGTGGGCACGAAGGTCGACCTCGCCCGGCAGCTCGGCGTGTACGACACCATCGGCCACGACCTGGTCGCGATGGTCATGGACGACATCGTGGTGTGCGGCGCCGAGCCGCTCTTCATGACCGACTACATCTGTGTCGGCAAGGTCCACCCCGAGCGCGTCGCCGCCATCGTCAAGGGCATCGCCGAGGGCTGTGTCCTCGCGGGCTGCGCCCTCGTGGGCGGCGAGACGGCCGAGCACCCGGGCCTCCTCGGCCCGGACGACTTCGACGTCGCGGGCGCGGGCACCGGCGTGGTCGAGGCCGACCAGCTGCTCGGCGCGGATCGTATCCGTACGGGTGACGCGGTGATCGCCATGGCGTCCTCAGGGCTTCACTCGAACGGGTACTCGCTCGTCCGGCACGTCCTCCTCGACCGGGCGAAGCTGAAGCTCGACAGCCACATCGAGGAGTTCGGCCGCACGCTCGGCGAGGAGCTCCTGGAGCCCACCAGGATCTACTCGCTGGACTGCCTGGCCCTCACCCGCACCGCCGAGGTGCACGCCTTCTCGCACGTCACCGGCGGCGGACTCGCGGCCAACCTGGCCCGCGTCATCCCCGACGGCCTGCACGCGATCGTCGACCGCGAGACCTGGACCCCGGCCCCGGTCTTCGACCTCGTCGGCAGGACCGGAGACGTCGAGCGCCTGGAGCTGGAGAAGACCCTCAACATGGGTGTCGGCATGATCGCGATCGTCCCCGAGGAGTCGGCGGACGTGGCGCTCGCCACCCTCGCGGACCGCGGTGTGGACGCCTGGATCGCCGGTGAGATCACCGAGCGCGGCGATCACGAGACGGGCGCGGCGCTGATCGGCGACTACAGCAAGTAA
- a CDS encoding DUF3073 domain-containing protein, which produces MGRGRAKAKQTKVARQLKYSSGGTDLSRLANELGASTSQQPPNGEPFEDDDEEEDDPYAQYADLYNDDDEDEDDESGPQSQRRGA; this is translated from the coding sequence ATGGGGCGCGGCCGGGCAAAGGCCAAGCAGACGAAGGTCGCCCGCCAGCTGAAGTACAGCAGCGGCGGGACTGACCTCTCGCGTCTGGCCAATGAGCTGGGCGCTTCGACTTCGCAACAGCCGCCGAATGGCGAGCCGTTCGAGGACGACGACGAGGAAGAAGACGACCCGTACGCGCAGTACGCGGATCTCTATAACGACGACGACGAGGACGAGGACGACGAGTCCGGTCCCCAGTCGCAACGTCGCGGCGCGTAG
- a CDS encoding Leu/Phe/Val dehydrogenase, with protein MTDVSDGVLHTLFHSDQGGHEQVVLCQDRSSGLKAVIAIHSTALGPALGGTRFYPYASEEEAVADALNLSRGMSYKNAMAGLDHGGGKAVIIGDPDTLKSEELLLAYGRFVASLGGRYVTACDVGTYVADMDVVARECRWTTGRSPENGGAGDSSVLTAFGVFQGMRASAQHLWGDPTLRGRTVGIAGVGKVGRHLVGHLLEEGARVVITDVRDESVRRIVDEHPSVAVASDTEALIRVEGLDIYAPCALGGALSDESVPVLTAKIVCGAANNQLAHPGVEKDLADRGILYAPDYVVNAGGVIQVADELHGFDFDRCKAKAAKIFDTTLAIFARAKEDGIPPAAAADRIAEQRMAEARRG; from the coding sequence GTGACCGACGTATCCGACGGCGTCCTGCACACCCTGTTCCACTCGGACCAGGGCGGTCATGAGCAAGTAGTGCTCTGCCAGGACCGCTCCAGCGGCCTCAAGGCCGTCATCGCCATCCACTCCACCGCCCTGGGCCCCGCCCTCGGCGGTACGCGCTTCTACCCGTACGCGAGCGAGGAGGAGGCCGTCGCCGACGCCCTGAACCTCTCGCGCGGGATGTCGTACAAGAACGCCATGGCCGGCCTCGACCACGGCGGCGGCAAGGCCGTCATCATCGGCGACCCCGACACGCTCAAGAGCGAGGAACTGCTCCTCGCGTACGGCCGGTTCGTGGCCTCGCTCGGCGGCCGGTACGTCACCGCGTGCGACGTCGGTACGTATGTCGCCGACATGGACGTCGTGGCGCGCGAGTGCCGCTGGACGACCGGGCGGTCCCCGGAGAACGGCGGCGCGGGCGACTCGTCCGTGCTGACGGCCTTCGGTGTCTTCCAGGGCATGCGGGCGAGCGCCCAGCACCTGTGGGGCGACCCGACGCTGCGCGGCCGTACGGTCGGCATCGCGGGCGTCGGCAAGGTGGGCCGCCATCTGGTCGGGCATCTGCTCGAGGAGGGCGCGCGGGTCGTGATCACTGACGTGCGGGACGAGTCCGTCCGGCGGATCGTCGACGAGCACCCGTCCGTGGCGGTGGCGTCGGACACCGAGGCGCTGATCCGCGTCGAGGGCCTCGACATCTACGCCCCCTGCGCACTCGGCGGGGCCCTCAGCGACGAATCCGTGCCGGTGCTCACCGCGAAGATCGTGTGCGGCGCCGCCAACAACCAGCTCGCGCACCCGGGTGTCGAGAAGGACCTCGCCGACCGCGGCATCCTCTACGCGCCGGACTACGTCGTGAACGCCGGCGGCGTCATCCAGGTCGCCGACGAACTGCACGGTTTCGACTTCGACCGGTGCAAGGCGAAGGCCGCGAAGATCTTCGACACCACGCTGGCCATATTCGCACGTGCGAAGGAGGACGGGATTCCGCCGGCCGCCGCGGCCGACCGGATCGCCGAGCAGCGGATGGCCGAGGCGCGCCGCGGCTGA
- the bldC gene encoding developmental transcriptional regulator BldC, with the protein MTARTPDAEPLLTPAEVATMFRVDPKTVTRWAKAGKLTSIRTLGGHRRYREAEVRALLAGIPQQRSEV; encoded by the coding sequence ATGACCGCTCGCACCCCTGATGCCGAGCCGCTGCTGACCCCGGCTGAGGTCGCCACGATGTTCCGCGTGGACCCGAAGACGGTCACGCGGTGGGCGAAGGCCGGCAAGCTTACGTCCATCCGCACGCTCGGCGGACACCGCCGCTACCGCGAAGCTGAGGTCCGCGCGCTACTCGCGGGTATCCCGCAGCAGCGCAGCGAGGTCTGA
- a CDS encoding DUF6274 family protein gives MAATARHETRALLRAHLAAASGYRHLTRHCPICHRLLRLAMEPAPRGVEDVDGVDEAEEAAGAEAAVRPQLP, from the coding sequence ATGGCGGCGACCGCCCGGCACGAGACGCGCGCGCTGCTCCGCGCCCATCTGGCGGCCGCTTCCGGGTACCGGCATCTGACGCGGCACTGCCCGATCTGCCACCGGCTCCTGCGGCTGGCCATGGAGCCCGCCCCGCGCGGCGTCGAGGACGTCGATGGTGTCGATGAGGCCGAGGAGGCAGCCGGGGCCGAGGCCGCCGTGCGGCCCCAACTCCCTTAG